From Candidatus Schekmanbacteria bacterium RIFCSPLOWO2_02_FULL_38_14, a single genomic window includes:
- a CDS encoding 2'-5' RNA ligase — protein MRSFIAINIPQEIKTKIAEIQRKLKETRADVKWVNPEGIHLTLKFLADIEKSQVKEILSAIKTASEGVKSFSLEIASVGAFPKVEYPRVLWIGINDETNTLKPLWQRTEENLSKLGFDKEERDFNPHLTLGRVKSLKGKEKLIPLMLQSKDLSIGRFDVKRISLMQSVLKPDGAEYSEIGKVELLF, from the coding sequence ATCCGCTCCTTTATAGCCATTAATATCCCGCAGGAAATTAAAACTAAAATAGCTGAAATCCAGAGAAAATTAAAAGAAACCAGAGCTGATGTGAAATGGGTTAATCCTGAGGGGATACATCTCACATTGAAATTTCTCGCAGACATAGAAAAATCTCAGGTAAAGGAAATCCTATCAGCCATAAAAACCGCCTCAGAAGGAGTAAAATCATTTTCACTGGAAATCGCATCAGTCGGGGCATTTCCAAAAGTTGAATACCCAAGGGTTCTCTGGATAGGAATCAATGATGAAACCAATACCTTAAAACCCCTCTGGCAGAGAACAGAAGAAAACCTTTCAAAGCTTGGATTTGATAAAGAGGAAAGGGATTTCAACCCCCATCTCACACTCGGCAGGGTAAAATCCCTTAAAGGGAAAGAAAAACTCATACCGCTTATGCTCCAGTCAAAGGATTTATCAATTGGAAGATTCGATGTGAAAAGAATTTCTCTTATGCAGAGCGTTCTGAAACCTGACGGAGCAGAATATTCAGAAATTGGAAAAGTAGAACTGCTCTTTTAA
- a CDS encoding 16S rRNA (cytosine(967)-C(5))-methyltransferase, with the protein MKVSEARKIAFKVLLRFEKGEFKFLKESLNRYIEDARLKKEDVGLVTEISYGVMRWRGFLDSEITRFSKKKIVSIDVEVLVILRMAIYQILFLGRIPNRAIVDEAARLAYFCRKRSAMAFINGLLRKYLRSQKSEVRNQKPEVAAEQSSVSNSKQATSDISTYSHPEWMVERWIKRFGVDGAQRLCQFNNTIPPKVIRVNTTKISTDQLLKLFREDGIDCKPSKYCEDGLIVSSLQEISKNLLFEKGYFYIQDEASMLVSKILKPQEGEKILDMCAAPGGKATHIAQIMGKIGSILAVDNDLRRLQMIKENCRRMGITMIKIVCGDGKYSSALFKKKFDRVLVDAPCSGTGILRRNPEIKWVRSYEDIISLKKLQTELLAKASECVNTNGILVYSTCSAEAEENQEVVEAFLAGHKNFVLEKVKNEVPQEAKKFITGEGYFYSIPVIEDNSSMNIFFAAKMRRIY; encoded by the coding sequence ATGAAGGTTTCTGAGGCAAGAAAGATAGCTTTTAAGGTTCTGTTGAGGTTTGAAAAGGGAGAGTTTAAGTTTTTAAAGGAATCTCTTAACAGATACATAGAGGATGCGAGGTTAAAAAAAGAAGATGTTGGGCTTGTAACTGAGATTTCCTATGGTGTGATGAGATGGAGGGGGTTCCTTGACTCAGAGATAACAAGGTTTTCCAAAAAGAAGATTGTTTCCATTGATGTTGAAGTGCTTGTAATTCTGAGAATGGCAATTTACCAGATTCTGTTCTTGGGCAGAATTCCAAACAGGGCAATTGTTGATGAAGCGGCAAGGCTTGCGTATTTTTGCAGAAAAAGAAGCGCAATGGCTTTTATAAATGGTCTTTTGCGGAAGTATTTGAGGAGTCAGAAATCAGAAGTCAGAAACCAGAAGCCAGAAGTAGCTGCAGAGCAAAGCTCTGTTTCCAACTCAAAACAAGCGACAAGTGACATCTCAACTTATTCCCATCCCGAATGGATGGTTGAGAGATGGATTAAAAGGTTTGGGGTTGATGGGGCCCAAAGACTATGCCAGTTTAATAACACAATCCCTCCAAAAGTTATAAGAGTTAACACAACTAAAATTTCAACTGACCAGCTCTTGAAATTATTCAGAGAAGATGGAATTGATTGTAAGCCTTCAAAATATTGTGAGGATGGTCTTATAGTTTCAAGCCTGCAGGAGATTTCAAAAAATTTATTGTTTGAAAAAGGTTATTTTTATATTCAGGATGAGGCTTCAATGCTTGTTTCAAAAATCCTTAAACCCCAGGAAGGAGAAAAGATTTTAGATATGTGCGCAGCCCCTGGTGGCAAAGCAACACATATCGCACAAATAATGGGAAAGATTGGATCGATTCTGGCAGTGGATAATGACCTGAGAAGGCTTCAAATGATTAAAGAAAACTGCAGGAGAATGGGAATTACTATGATAAAAATTGTATGCGGAGACGGGAAATATAGCTCTGCTCTGTTTAAGAAAAAATTTGACAGAGTCCTTGTTGATGCTCCATGTTCAGGGACAGGGATTTTGAGAAGGAATCCTGAAATAAAATGGGTTAGAAGTTATGAGGATATAATTAGCCTTAAAAAATTACAGACAGAACTGCTTGCAAAAGCTTCAGAATGTGTAAATACTAATGGAATCCTTGTTTACAGCACCTGTTCTGCTGAAGCAGAGGAGAATCAGGAAGTAGTGGAGGCTTTTTTAGCAGGTCACAAAAACTTTGTTTTAGAAAAAGTAAAAAATGAAGTGCCGCAGGAAGCCAAAAAGTTTATAACCGGGGAAGGATATTTCTACAGCATTCCGGTCATTGAAGACAATTCTTCCATGAATATATTCTTTGCGGCTAAGATGAGAAGAATATATTGA
- a CDS encoding peptide chain release factor 1, whose product MSSFGINTDKEKKLFQRMGKLGIFEKDIIEKFIRSGGKGGQNVNKTSTCVYLKHIPTGIEVKVQRERSQSLNRFLARRLLVQKIEEMVFKKKSEIRQKIEKIRRQKRKRSKRAKEKILKDKKHHSEKKALRRSDYERD is encoded by the coding sequence ATGTCTTCTTTTGGAATAAACACTGATAAAGAAAAAAAGCTTTTTCAGCGCATGGGAAAACTTGGTATTTTTGAAAAGGATATTATAGAAAAATTTATCCGCTCTGGAGGAAAGGGCGGACAGAATGTAAACAAAACCTCAACCTGTGTTTACCTCAAGCATATTCCTACCGGAATTGAAGTAAAGGTACAGAGAGAACGCTCACAATCCCTGAACAGGTTCCTTGCAAGACGACTGCTCGTGCAGAAGATTGAAGAGATGGTTTTTAAAAAGAAAAGCGAAATCCGGCAAAAGATTGAAAAAATCAGAAGGCAGAAAAGGAAAAGGTCAAAGCGGGCAAAAGAAAAAATCCTCAAAGACAAGAAACATCACTCAGAAAAAAAAGCCCTCCGCAGAAGTGATTACGAAAGGGATTAA
- a CDS encoding YajQ family cyclic di-GMP-binding protein encodes MTTTNSFDIVSRVNLQEIDNAIHQSQKEIGQRFDFKNTNTTIERKEEEVTLVSADEFKLKSVVEIFRTKIAKRGVSLKALEYGNIESAFSGNVRQVIKIKQGIDQEEAKKITKLIRDSKIKVQAMIQADIIRVSGKNKDDLQQAMKLIREADLPIHLEFTNYR; translated from the coding sequence ATGACAACAACCAATTCTTTTGATATTGTATCAAGGGTAAACCTGCAGGAAATCGATAATGCCATTCATCAGTCGCAGAAAGAAATAGGGCAGAGATTTGATTTTAAAAACACCAACACGACAATAGAAAGAAAAGAAGAAGAGGTGACTTTGGTTTCTGCTGATGAATTCAAGCTTAAAAGTGTTGTAGAAATTTTTCGTACAAAGATTGCAAAAAGAGGTGTATCTCTTAAGGCTCTTGAATACGGAAATATTGAAAGCGCTTTTTCAGGAAATGTCAGACAGGTTATAAAGATTAAGCAGGGGATTGATCAGGAAGAGGCAAAAAAGATTACCAAGCTGATAAGGGATTCAAAGATTAAGGTTCAGGCTATGATTCAGGCAGATATAATCAGGGTTTCAGGCAAGAACAAGGATGACCTTCAGCAGGCAATGAAGCTTATCAGAGAAGCTGATTTGCCAATCCATTTGGAGTTTACAAATTATCGATAG
- a CDS encoding molybdenum cofactor biosynthesis protein C, whose protein sequence is MKLTHFDRKGKSQMVDVSDKNETIRVAIARGMVLMKPETFKMINNRKIAKGDVFEVARLAGVMAAKRTGELIPLCHPLKITSINIDFKNNKKNIIEIQATVKACDKTGVEMEALTAVSIAALTIYDMCKSVDREMEIREICLLEKSGGKSGHFKRSKNF, encoded by the coding sequence ATGAAACTTACCCATTTTGACAGGAAGGGAAAGTCACAGATGGTTGATGTGAGCGATAAAAATGAGACAATAAGGGTTGCCATTGCAAGAGGCATGGTTTTGATGAAGCCTGAGACATTTAAAATGATAAATAACAGGAAAATAGCAAAGGGGGATGTTTTTGAGGTTGCAAGGCTTGCAGGTGTAATGGCAGCAAAGCGCACAGGAGAATTAATACCTTTGTGCCATCCTCTGAAAATCACATCAATCAATATAGATTTTAAAAATAATAAGAAAAATATTATTGAAATTCAGGCAACAGTTAAAGCATGTGATAAGACAGGCGTTGAGATGGAAGCCTTAACAGCAGTCTCCATTGCAGCCCTGACAATCTATGATATGTGCAAAAGCGTTGACAGGGAGATGGAGATTAGGGAGATATGCCTGTTGGAAAAAAGCGGTGGGAAAAGCGGCCATTTCAAAAGAAGCAAAAATTTTTAA
- a CDS encoding glutamate synthase: MRPSLVTPEFIVEIDHDHCRRCKRCVMNCSYEVFEFKDRAVADNSKCVACHRCVIYCPEKVITVRRNPLDYKDNCNWSVRHRLDIWKQAETGGMLLTAMGNDLSYPIIWDHLLLDACQVTNPSIDPLREPMELRTFLGRKPDFLDIKETPDGKLRLRGELPQNIALEIPIVFSPMSYGAVSLNAHKALAIAAKELGTIMHTGEGGLHEDLYPYGDSIITQCASGRFGVHNEYLNIGAAVDIKIGQGAKPGIGGHLPGEKVGLDIAKTRMIPMGTDALSPAPHHDIYSIEDLRQLIYALKEATGYKPISVKIAAVHNVAAIVSGIVRAGADIVYLDGFRGGSGATPRIVRDHVGIPIELALAAVDDRLRQEGIRNQASLIAAGSIRSAADAVKALALGADAVAIGTAALIAIGCRVCQTCHMGKCAWGICTQKPELTKRLDPEVMAERLVNMLRGWTLEIKEILGSLGLNAIESLRGNRERLRGIGLDAETLDIIGVKPAGR; encoded by the coding sequence GTGCGACCAAGTTTAGTTACACCTGAATTTATAGTAGAAATAGACCATGACCACTGCAGGCGCTGCAAGCGTTGTGTGATGAATTGCAGCTATGAAGTGTTCGAGTTTAAAGATAGAGCAGTTGCTGATAATTCGAAATGTGTTGCATGCCACAGGTGTGTTATCTATTGTCCGGAAAAAGTAATTACTGTTAGAAGAAATCCTTTAGACTATAAGGATAATTGCAACTGGAGTGTAAGACACAGGCTTGATATATGGAAACAGGCAGAGACAGGAGGTATGCTTCTGACAGCGATGGGAAATGATCTCTCGTATCCGATTATATGGGACCATCTTCTTCTTGATGCCTGCCAGGTGACAAATCCATCTATTGACCCTTTGCGTGAACCAATGGAGCTTCGCACTTTTCTTGGAAGAAAGCCTGATTTTCTTGATATCAAAGAAACTCCTGACGGAAAGCTCAGACTGCGAGGAGAGCTTCCACAAAATATAGCGCTTGAAATTCCAATAGTGTTTTCTCCGATGTCCTACGGCGCTGTAAGTCTTAATGCGCATAAGGCACTTGCCATTGCTGCAAAGGAACTCGGGACAATAATGCATACAGGAGAGGGAGGACTTCACGAAGATCTTTATCCATACGGTGATAGTATTATTACACAGTGTGCGTCAGGTCGGTTTGGAGTGCACAACGAATATTTGAACATAGGGGCTGCAGTAGACATAAAGATAGGTCAGGGAGCAAAGCCCGGGATTGGCGGGCATCTCCCCGGAGAGAAAGTTGGTCTTGACATAGCAAAAACAAGAATGATACCAATGGGAACAGATGCCCTTTCTCCTGCGCCTCACCATGACATATACTCAATTGAGGACCTGAGACAGCTTATATATGCCCTTAAAGAGGCAACAGGTTATAAACCAATTTCAGTTAAAATTGCTGCTGTGCACAATGTTGCTGCAATTGTAAGCGGAATTGTAAGAGCAGGCGCTGATATAGTTTATCTGGATGGTTTTAGAGGTGGCTCAGGAGCGACTCCGAGAATTGTCAGGGACCATGTGGGAATTCCGATTGAGCTTGCCCTGGCAGCAGTTGATGACAGGCTGAGGCAGGAAGGAATAAGAAACCAGGCTTCTCTGATTGCTGCAGGAAGTATCCGTTCTGCTGCTGATGCAGTTAAGGCACTGGCTCTTGGAGCTGATGCTGTTGCAATAGGGACTGCTGCGCTGATTGCCATTGGTTGCAGGGTATGCCAGACATGCCATATGGGTAAATGTGCCTGGGGCATCTGCACTCAGAAACCTGAACTTACAAAAAGGCTTGATCCTGAAGTAATGGCAGAAAGACTTGTAAATATGCTCAGGGGATGGACCCTTGAAATAAAAGAGATTTTAGGAAGCCTTGGACTTAATGCGATTGAATCCTTGCGCGGAAACCGGGAGAGATTACGCGGAATCGGGCTTGATGCTGAGACACTGGATATTATCGGGGTTAAGCCTGCAGGGAGGTAG